GGTCACAATTTCCATATTGTCGTGCGGATGTCGGCCAAAGCCCATTGAGGCAGCAATAATATCGTCGTTAAGCACGCGCAGTGCGCCAAAATGTACGCGGTTGCGGTTTTGCCAGCTTCCGAAACTAAAACTGAATCGCGCCTGCAGCCATCCAAAATCAGCCTTTCCCCGCTCTTCTTCTTTGTGCAGTACTGTTTTCATGGTTTACTTTTTGCGCGATGCAGGCACATCAATACTCACTACCACTTTGTCTTTTCCGTTTTTGCTTTTCTTGCCCACGCCATAATCGCCTGAGTAAATTGCAAACGAGCCTTTAAAGTGTGCGCTGTCGCCTGTTTCGGTAAACGTAAACGGAATGCTAACCACACGCACCGAATCACGCATGCTTAACTTACCATTGGCTACAAAGCCGCTCTCGGCCGGTACAATTGAACTGGCGGTAAATGTAATGCGCGGGTGCTTTTCCGCATCAAAATAATCGTTGCTCATCAAATGCTTATCACGCATGTCGATGCCGGTTGTCAGCGTCTTCACATCAACTGAAGCCGTCATATTGCTTTCGCCGAGATTGGCCGGATCAAAATTGATCGATGCATCCAAACCCTTCACACTTCCCGAAGCACCACCATCAGGCAAATCAAAACTGATTACCGCTTTGTCGGTGTGCACTGTCCACGGATTAGCGAGTGCTTTCCAGGCGTAAATGCCGGTTCCCAGCACTACGGCTGCTGCAATACTGTATGCAAATGTTTTCATTGGTTTTTATTGTTTTTCTGTGAATGTAAATTTGAATAGTATTGATTGATGTAGATACAAGAATTTAACAGGCCTGCAAAAAAGCCGGTAAATACATACCGGCAAAGCACATCAGCTACGAAGCTTATCCAGCAAATCACTCAGTTGATCAGCTTCTGCCTCGGTAAGTTGAATCGGATTATTGCTCATGAAATCTTGTTGTTCGTCGAGTTCGGCAAGCAAATCAAGCCCCTTTTGTGTAATTACAATATCCACCTGACGCCGGTCTTTTTTACAGGTACGCCGAATGGCCAGCCCTTTATCATGCAGCTTATCCACCAAACGTGATGCATTTGAGCTCCGGTCAATCATCCGTTCCTGAATTAATCCAACCGAAGCCGGTTCCGGATTCTGACCACGTAAAATACGCAGTACGTTGTACTGTTGCTGCGTAATACCATACGGGCGCAACTGACGCATCATGTGTGTAGCAAGCCAGCCGGAAGTAAACATCAGATTAATAGCCACACGCTGGTAGCTGTTCTGAAATTTCTTCTGCCTGATTTCTTCTTCAATCTTCATAATACAAAGATCGTAAAAAATTACATGTATATACATATAATCTTAGGACTTCACCATAATTTCTTGAAAAAGAGGTGATTAGAAATTAAGCAGGGGATTCCGGGGAACGGAAATAAAGGAGAACTTTACCTGAAAGACAGTAAAACAAATATAGAAAATGGATCTGAAACAGGCAAAAGTATTAGTAACGGGCGGTAATACCGGTTTAGGATTTGCCACAGCTAAAATGCTTCGGGAAAAAGGCGCTCAGGTAGTAATAAGCGGCCGTAACAGTGAAACACTTGCGCAGGCAGCAAAGGAATTGAATGTACACGCTATACAGGCCGATGTAAGCAAAGAAGCTGACGTAATACGTATGGTAAATGAAGCCGAAGAAAAAATGGGCGGCATCAATGTGCTTATAAATAATGCCGGTTACGGCTATTTCAAATCGCTTACAGAGATGGATCGCGAAGGTTTTGAACGTGTGTTTGCCACAAACGTAACGGGCGCCATGTTTGCCGCTCGCGAATGTGCCAAACGTTTTGTGGCGCAGCAGCACGGCAACATTATCAATATAGCATCCACAGCCGGCCGTGCGGGTTTTGCAATGGGTACAGCGTATGCCGCCAGTAAATTTGCCCTGGCCGGCATGACTGAATGCTGGCGCGCTGAGCTTCGTCCGCACAATGTGCGCGTAATGCTCATTAACCCGAGCGAAGTACAAACCGGTTTTCTCGAAAATTCCGGCCGCGAAGCTCGTCCTTTCAATCCCACAAAACTTCAGGCCGATGATATTGCCCACACCATCTGCGCCCTGCTGCAACTTGATGAAAGAGCTTTCGTAACTGAAGCCACCGTGTGGGCCACCAACCCAAAGAATTAACTCGCATACATACCGGTGCCTTCGACAAGCTCAGGCACCGGTATGCGCAATCGCTGGCATTAACTTTAATGCTTCAGTTATTCTCAACGCTGTACCCTGACTAAAAATGCTGGCGCCTGAGCCCGTCGAAGGCACCAGCAAAAACCGATGCCGCTGGCGCCTGAGCTTGTCGAAGGCACCAGCAAAATCCGATGCCGCTGGCGCCTGAGCTTGTCGAAGACACCAGCAAAATCCGATGCCGCTGGCGACTGAGCCTGTCGAAGGCACCAG
This DNA window, taken from Bacteroidota bacterium, encodes the following:
- a CDS encoding YceI family protein, which gives rise to MKTFAYSIAAAVVLGTGIYAWKALANPWTVHTDKAVISFDLPDGGASGSVKGLDASINFDPANLGESNMTASVDVKTLTTGIDMRDKHLMSNDYFDAEKHPRITFTASSIVPAESGFVANGKLSMRDSVRVVSIPFTFTETGDSAHFKGSFAIYSGDYGVGKKSKNGKDKVVVSIDVPASRKK
- a CDS encoding MarR family transcriptional regulator gives rise to the protein MKIEEEIRQKKFQNSYQRVAINLMFTSGWLATHMMRQLRPYGITQQQYNVLRILRGQNPEPASVGLIQERMIDRSSNASRLVDKLHDKGLAIRRTCKKDRRQVDIVITQKGLDLLAELDEQQDFMSNNPIQLTEAEADQLSDLLDKLRS
- a CDS encoding SDR family oxidoreductase — protein: MDLKQAKVLVTGGNTGLGFATAKMLREKGAQVVISGRNSETLAQAAKELNVHAIQADVSKEADVIRMVNEAEEKMGGINVLINNAGYGYFKSLTEMDREGFERVFATNVTGAMFAARECAKRFVAQQHGNIINIASTAGRAGFAMGTAYAASKFALAGMTECWRAELRPHNVRVMLINPSEVQTGFLENSGREARPFNPTKLQADDIAHTICALLQLDERAFVTEATVWATNPKN